One region of Pseudomonas sp. B21-040 genomic DNA includes:
- the alc gene encoding allantoicase, with product MKAYAVPFEKFVNLADARLGTKIISVTDDWFADANRLFQPTPAVWKEGVFDDNGKWMDGWESRRKRFEGYDSAVIRLGVPGSIKGVDIDTSFFTGNFPPSASLEACFLAEGEPTENTQWVEVLSAVELQGNSHHFHEINNDQAFSHLRFNIYPDGGVARLRVYGVPHRDWSAVGDNEQIDLAAALNGGRALACSDEHFGRMSNILNPGRGINMGDGWETARRRTPGNDWVIVALGHAGEIEKVIVDTLHFKGNYPDTCSIQGAFVKGGTDSQIETQSLFWRELLPAQKLEMHAEHTFAEQIKALGPITHIRLNVFPDGGVSRLRVLGKVAK from the coding sequence ATGAAAGCTTACGCCGTACCTTTCGAGAAGTTCGTCAACCTGGCCGATGCCCGTTTGGGCACCAAAATCATCTCGGTCACCGATGACTGGTTCGCAGACGCCAACCGTCTGTTCCAACCGACCCCGGCCGTGTGGAAGGAGGGCGTGTTCGATGACAACGGCAAGTGGATGGACGGCTGGGAGTCGCGCCGCAAGCGCTTCGAAGGCTACGACAGCGCGGTGATCCGCCTGGGCGTACCGGGCTCGATCAAAGGCGTCGACATCGACACTTCATTCTTCACCGGCAACTTCCCGCCGTCGGCCTCCCTGGAAGCCTGCTTCCTGGCTGAAGGCGAGCCGACCGAAAACACCCAGTGGGTTGAAGTTCTGTCCGCCGTCGAACTGCAAGGCAACAGCCACCACTTCCACGAAATCAACAACGATCAGGCGTTCAGTCACCTGCGCTTCAACATCTACCCGGATGGCGGCGTGGCCCGTCTGCGTGTGTACGGCGTGCCGCACCGCGACTGGTCCGCTGTGGGCGACAACGAGCAAATCGACCTGGCCGCAGCCCTCAACGGTGGCCGCGCCCTCGCCTGCTCCGACGAACACTTCGGTCGCATGAGCAACATCCTCAACCCGGGCCGTGGCATCAACATGGGCGACGGCTGGGAAACCGCACGTCGTCGCACGCCAGGCAATGACTGGGTGATCGTCGCGCTGGGTCATGCCGGCGAGATTGAAAAAGTCATCGTCGACACCCTGCACTTCAAGGGCAACTACCCGGACACTTGCTCGATCCAGGGCGCCTTCGTGAAGGGCGGCACCGACAGCCAGATCGAAACCCAATCGTTGTTCTGGCGCGAATTGCTGCCGGCGCAGAAACTGGAAATGCACGCCGAACACACCTTCGCCGAGCAGATCAAGGCATTGGGCCCGATCACCCACATCCGCCTGAACGTGTTCCCGGATGGTGGTGTGAGCCGCCTGCGCGTACTGGGCAAGGTCGCTAAATAA
- a CDS encoding LysE family translocator codes for MSLETWLLFSGAALVVILIPGPLSLLMISNSLNYGLRRSYPAFLGGVIASICLLSASALGLGALLLASEQLFSALKIVGALYLFYLAWQSWQQSRQPSVGAEVPLAAPVPRFRALFGRAFVLGASNPKDILFFAAFLPQFLSAEQPFLPQLLVMIATWTVLDLLCKLAYGLGAHGAARYLRSGKGQSWFNRVSAGLFGGAGAASLLSR; via the coding sequence ATGAGTCTGGAAACCTGGCTGCTGTTCAGCGGCGCTGCGCTGGTAGTGATCCTGATCCCGGGGCCGCTGTCTTTGCTGATGATCAGCAACAGTCTCAATTACGGTTTGCGCCGTTCTTACCCGGCGTTTCTCGGCGGTGTCATTGCCTCGATTTGCTTGCTCAGTGCCTCGGCGCTGGGCCTGGGCGCCTTGCTGTTGGCGTCGGAACAACTGTTCAGCGCGCTGAAAATCGTCGGCGCGCTCTATCTGTTCTACCTCGCCTGGCAGAGCTGGCAGCAATCGCGCCAGCCGTCGGTGGGCGCCGAAGTGCCTCTGGCGGCGCCAGTGCCGCGCTTTCGTGCCCTGTTCGGGCGCGCGTTTGTATTGGGCGCGAGCAACCCGAAAGACATTCTGTTCTTTGCCGCCTTCCTGCCGCAGTTCCTCAGCGCCGAGCAGCCGTTCCTGCCGCAGTTGCTGGTGATGATTGCGACCTGGACCGTGCTCGATCTGCTGTGCAAGTTGGCTTATGGGCTGGGTGCGCATGGTGCGGCGCGGTATTTGCGTAGCGGCAAGGGGCAGAGCTGGTTTAACCGGGTGAGTGCGGGGTTGTTTGGTGGTGCAGGCGCTGCATCTTTGTTGAGCCGCTAA
- the uraH gene encoding hydroxyisourate hydrolase: protein MGRLTTHVLDAAHGCPGSSIKVELYRVEGSQLELVASAITNSDGRVDAPLLQGDDYRTGVYQVQFHAGDYYRARGVALPEPAFLDVVVLRFGISAEQDHYHVPLLISPYSYSTYRGS, encoded by the coding sequence ATGGGACGTTTGACTACACACGTTTTGGACGCAGCACACGGTTGCCCGGGCAGCTCGATCAAGGTCGAGTTGTACCGCGTTGAAGGATCGCAGCTGGAATTGGTCGCCAGCGCGATAACCAACAGCGACGGTCGGGTCGATGCACCCCTGCTGCAAGGCGATGACTACCGTACCGGGGTCTATCAGGTTCAGTTCCATGCGGGCGATTACTACCGCGCCCGTGGCGTTGCGCTGCCGGAGCCGGCATTTCTGGATGTGGTGGTGCTGCGTTTTGGCATCTCTGCCGAGCAGGATCACTACCATGTGCCACTGCTGATTTCGCCCTATAGCTATTCCACGTACCGCGGCAGCTGA
- the puuE gene encoding allantoinase PuuE, with protein sequence MSADYPRDLIGYGSNPPHPHWPGNARIALSFVLNYEEGGERNILHGDKESEAFLSEMVSAQPLQGARNMSMESLYEYGSRAGVWRILKLFKEFDIPLTIFAVAMAAQRHPDVIRAMVDAGHEICSHGYRWIDYQYMDEAQEREHMLEAIRILTEITGERPLGWYTGRTGPNTRKLVMEEGGFLYDCDTYDDDLPYWEPNNPTGKPHLVIPYTLDTNDMRFTQVQGFNKGDDFFEYLKDAFDVLYAEGAEAPKMLSIGLHCRLIGRPARLASLKRFIEYAKSHEQVWFSRRVDIARHWHETHPYQGAAK encoded by the coding sequence GTGAGCGCTGACTACCCACGCGACCTGATCGGTTACGGCAGTAACCCTCCTCACCCACATTGGCCGGGGAACGCCCGCATTGCCTTGTCTTTCGTACTCAATTACGAAGAAGGCGGCGAGCGCAACATCCTGCACGGCGATAAAGAATCCGAAGCCTTCCTCTCCGAAATGGTCTCGGCGCAGCCACTGCAAGGCGCGCGCAACATGAGCATGGAATCGCTTTACGAGTATGGCAGCCGTGCCGGTGTCTGGCGGATTCTGAAGCTGTTCAAGGAATTCGACATTCCACTGACCATCTTCGCCGTGGCCATGGCCGCCCAGCGCCACCCGGACGTGATCCGCGCGATGGTCGATGCCGGCCACGAGATCTGCAGCCACGGCTATCGCTGGATCGACTACCAGTACATGGACGAAGCCCAGGAACGCGAGCACATGCTCGAAGCGATCCGCATCCTCACCGAAATCACCGGTGAACGTCCGCTGGGCTGGTACACCGGTCGCACCGGCCCCAACACCCGCAAGTTGGTGATGGAAGAAGGCGGTTTTCTCTATGACTGCGACACCTACGACGACGACCTGCCCTACTGGGAACCCAACAACCCGACCGGCAAGCCGCACCTGGTGATCCCGTATACCCTGGACACCAATGACATGCGCTTCACCCAGGTCCAGGGTTTCAACAAGGGCGACGACTTCTTCGAATACCTCAAAGATGCGTTCGACGTGCTGTACGCCGAAGGCGCCGAAGCACCGAAGATGCTGTCGATCGGCCTGCACTGCCGCCTGATCGGCCGTCCGGCGCGTCTGGCATCGCTCAAGCGCTTTATCGAATACGCTAAGAGTCATGAACAGGTGTGGTTCAGCCGCCGCGTCGACATCGCTCGTCACTGGCACGAAACCCACCCGTACCAAGGGGCTGCGAAATGA
- a CDS encoding ureidoglycolate lyase produces MRTLTIEPLTKEAFAPFGDVIETDGSDHFMINNGSTMRFHKLATVETAKPEDNAIISIFRADAQDMPLTVSMLERHPLGSQAFIPLLGNPFLIVVAPLGDEPVSGLVRAFVTNGRQGINYHRGVWHHPVLTIEKRDDFLVVDRSGTGNNCDEHFFKEDERLILAPHQ; encoded by the coding sequence ATGCGCACACTGACGATTGAACCGCTGACCAAAGAAGCCTTCGCCCCTTTCGGTGACGTGATCGAAACCGACGGCAGCGATCACTTCATGATCAACAACGGTTCGACCATGCGTTTTCACAAACTGGCGACGGTGGAAACCGCGAAGCCAGAAGATAACGCGATCATCAGCATCTTCCGCGCTGACGCGCAGGACATGCCGCTGACCGTCAGCATGCTGGAGCGTCACCCGTTGGGCAGCCAGGCGTTTATTCCGCTGCTCGGCAACCCTTTTCTGATCGTGGTCGCGCCACTTGGCGATGAACCTGTATCAGGCTTGGTCCGCGCCTTCGTCACCAACGGCAGGCAGGGCATTAATTACCATCGCGGCGTCTGGCACCACCCGGTGCTGACGATCGAAAAGCGGGATGACTTCCTGGTGGTTGATCGCAGTGGCACAGGCAATAACTGCGATGAGCATTTTTTCAAAGAGGATGAGCGTTTGATCCTCGCCCCCCACCAATAA
- the uraD gene encoding 2-oxo-4-hydroxy-4-carboxy-5-ureidoimidazoline decarboxylase, producing the protein MSTFQTVKPSSLSRDAFVAAFADIYEHSPWVAEKAFDLGQDASIDEIETLHQRMSDILLSADHASQLALINAHPDLAGKAAVQGQLTEASTHEQAGAGIHQCTAEEFQRFTELNDAYKAKFKFPFIMAVKGSNRHQILAAFETRIHNSVDTEFKCALAEINKIALFRLLTL; encoded by the coding sequence ATGAGCACCTTTCAAACCGTCAAACCTTCGAGCCTGAGCCGTGACGCGTTCGTCGCCGCTTTCGCCGACATCTACGAACATTCGCCATGGGTGGCCGAGAAGGCCTTTGACCTGGGCCAGGACGCTTCGATCGACGAGATCGAAACCCTGCACCAGCGCATGAGCGACATCCTGTTGAGCGCCGATCACGCAAGCCAGCTTGCCCTGATCAACGCTCACCCGGACCTGGCCGGCAAAGCTGCCGTCCAGGGCCAACTAACCGAAGCCAGCACCCATGAACAGGCTGGCGCCGGTATTCACCAATGCACGGCCGAAGAGTTCCAGCGCTTCACCGAGCTGAACGACGCCTACAAAGCCAAGTTCAAGTTTCCCTTCATCATGGCGGTAAAAGGCAGCAACCGGCATCAGATCCTCGCAGCGTTCGAAACGCGCATCCACAACTCGGTCGACACCGAATTCAAATGTGCGCTGGCAGAGATCAACAAGATCGCCCTGTTCCGATTACTGACCCTATAG